The genomic interval ATATATCTCTACGCCTCCCATCAACCTGAAATCTGATGCACCAAACACCGCCAAAGAACCTTTAGAGTATCAAGTTTTTTAACTTAACCTTGATTTTTGACCACAATTGTAGCGACTAGATTTAGAGTTGCGGCGTGTTTTTACCGCAAATTTGTCCTTTTATTTTAAGAAACGATAATATTTGGGTTGTTGAATGACTTTTAAATGATTTTGTCCAGTGATAGCTCCCCTTTTTTTCGCTAGCCCGCAAAGATAAAGATCTTGAAAAAATTATCCTAAAACAGGAAAAACAACGAATTCGCGGATTATAAAGAGTAAAACTGTAATAACTTCGCAAAAATACTACTGTAGATTCAACAATTGGGGTTAACCTTAAATTTAAACGAATCTCTGAGCACGATACGGTATAAATCCAATGGGCAGAATCTTTATTTCCGCAGGGCACGGTGGCATGGAAGGGGGTCTTCTCGATCCCGGTGCTGTTGCAGGTAATACGACAGAAGCACAACAAATGATTCTTTTGCGGGATCAACTCGTGCCAGAAATACGGCGCTTGAAGCTAGAAGTTTTAGCGGTGCCGGATGATCTCAGTGCAGCGGATACAATTCGCTGGATTAATGCCCGTGCCCGTTCTGGTGATATTGCCCTTGAGCTGCAAACGGATGCCTTTACTGATCCGAGTGTGAGTGGTGCTACGGCTTACTATATTGCCAATAATAGTGATCGCAAAGATCACGCTAATCTTTTACTCAAGTCTTTATTGCGTCGCGTGCCGGAACTGACAAGTCGCGGGGCAAAACCGGATACCCAGACGGGTTTAGGTCGTTTGCCTTTTTGTCGGGAGGTGATGATTCCGTCGTTACTGCTTGATGTGGGCTTTTTAACGAGTCCGGGCGATCGCCGGCTACTGATTAACCGCCGTAAGGATTTTGCCCTTGGTATTGCTGAGGGTTTGGCGGCATGGCTACAGGATCTCAATGGTTTGGTGCCGAATATCCCCGAAACGACCTATCCTGCCATCAATATTTTGATTAATAAGCAGTCCTATGAAGAGCAAGGGATTTTAATTAACGGCAACTCTTATTTGCCTGTGGATCTTGTGGATCGTCTTGGAGTGAATGTTCTTGTGCAGGAATCTCTGCGTCTGGTGCAGTACCAAGGCATTGTCTATGTGAAGGCGATCGAGCTGCGAAATTTTAACGTGACGGTGGGCTGGGATAAGGAGACGCGCACTTTAATTTTGTCTTCGATTCGGGCGGTTTGTCCGGGGCAACTGGATCGCATTATGGGGGTGGGCAATACGTCTGAGGTGCAGATGATTGTCTTTCTGAAAAATAATAATCCATCGGCTTTGCAACAATTTCCTGAGTTACCGAAGTTATACCGTGAAGAGGCGGCCATTGAAGGGGTTAATGCAGATATTGCTTTTGCGCAAATGTGTCTGGAAACGTCATTTTTGCAATTTATTGGTGATGTGGATGCGTCCCAGAATAATTTTGCGAATCTTGGTTCGGCGGGCGGTGGTACGGCTGGGGCGACTTTCCCTAGTGCTCGTGTTGGTGTGCGTGCCCATATTCAGCATCTGAAGGCCTATGCTAGTTTAGAGCCTGTGGTGCAGGAAATTGTTGATCCTCGTTTTCGTTTTGTGACCCGTGGTATTGCGCCACTCATCCAGCAGCTTTCGGGTCGGATGTCGGCGGATTTACAGTATGGCGATCGCCTGCTGGCGATGGTGCGTCGTCTCTATGAATCGGCAAAATTGCTTTAAAAATCCATAGTGAAGTCTGTGTCAAACTAAAATCAAAAACTGGTTGGAAAATGGGGGCGATCGCCGTTTAAGATAGGGTTCGGACATTTCCAAGATGGAGAAATAGACCATTTATACGCCGCCCCTTGCCCGTCTGATCGAACAATTTCAGCGTCTCCCCGGCATTGGCCCCAAAACTGCCCAGCGTCTTGCTTTGTATATTCTCAAGCGCCCTGAAAAGGACATTGAGGCTTTTGCTCAGGCATTGCTCAATGCGAAAAAACAGGTGGGAGTTTGCCAAACGTGTTTTCATCTTTCGGCGACATCGGTCTGTGATATTTGTAGTCATCCGAAACGGCTACAGGACACGATTTGTGTGGTGGCGGATTCGAAGGATGTGATTGCCCTCGAAAAAACTAGAGAATATCGGGGTACATACCATGTGCTTGGTGGTGTGATTTCGCCGATGGATGGTATTGGCCCTGAGCAGTTAACGATTCAGTCGTTGGTGCAGCGGGCGAGTGATGAAGCGATTACGGAAGTGATTCTCGCGATTAATCCCAGTGTGGAGGGGGAAACGACAACGTTGTACCTTGCTCAGCTCCTTAGACCTTTTGTAAAGGTGACGCGTATTGCTTTTGGTTTGCCGATGGGGGGTGATCTTGAATATGCTGATGAAGTGACGTTGGCTCGTGCCCTCGAAGGTCGTCGTGAACTGTAGTCGTGTGCTGTAAATGTCATAGTTTTAGCGACAGGGCGATCGCCTTGATCTTGGGATAGAAAAAGAGGCGATCGCCGCAAATTTTTTTATTGATCAAAAACCCTAGAAAGTATTTTCTTTCACAATTTCAGAAAGAGAGAGTTGACCGGGTTTATCCCAAGGGTCTTGGATGCGCTTACCGATGGCAACCATGGGCCCCATGACATAGTCGGGCGGCAAATTAATGAGTGCTGCGACCTGCTCAATTTCAAAACCAATCATCGGGCAAGAATCATAGCCTAAACCCTTGGCTGTCAGCATCGCTGTTTGCATCGCCATCCCAATGGAGCGTTGGGCTTCATCCCGCTGTAACCATTCCTTGCCTGCGTAGAAAGGCGCGATCATCCCTGTAATTGTTTTTGAAACCTCTTCTGGCGCATTAACCCAGTAACGTTCGGGGGCTTTCTCCCAAGCTTTTGTGTCGCCTGTGAATATGATGAGTAGAGATGCATCGGTGATTTGGGCTTGGTCAAAACCGACGGCTCTCACTTGTTGGCGTAGTTTTGGGTCTTTGATCACCACCAGTCGCCAGTGTTGAATATTAAAGCTGGTCGGTGATTGGATTGTGGCATCTAGTATTTTTTGCTCAATGTCGGCGGGCATCTCGTGCTTTGCGTCGAAATGCTTAATCGAACGGCGTTGGTATACGGCTTCTAGGGTTTCCATTTTATTTTTGCTCCTAACTGTGGCGATCGCCCCGATGGACGACTACTCCACTAAGCATAAGCAACGGAACCCCCATGCTTCGTCTATCTAAATGTTTAAGTGATCGCTTTCTAGGACTATTTCTATAATTGAGGCGATCGCCTTTATCTTCACCCCATGCAAAAATCAGACCTTACTCAATCTGAAACTATCGACTTTGCCAAACACCCCGAACTTGTTAGCTCCTTCAAAATAATTTTGGGTGAAATTGAAACAATTATCGATGTTTTGCAACAAGAAAATCTCGACTTTTTATTATTAAGTAAACTCAACAGAAATTTACTTGAAAACTTTCATTTAATTGTGAGTAAATATCCAGAAGCCCAGCAATATTATCAACAAAATTCTTATCAACTGGATGCTTTAGAATATACTCCTAGACAGCTAGAACTACCCACTGATATTGAACATATCCGGCATAATCGAGAGCAAATACTTGAAAGACTTAAGCAGGCTCATCAATGTATTCAGCGACCTATTGAGCAGGCTAACATTCATATCAATTATGTTCCTCAAGGGATTAGTAACGATCTTGCTCAGGGGGATGATCAGCTCAGTATTGAAGATGAGCTTCAAGCCATAGCGGACGTTTTACTTTTACGACAACTAGAACCCCCGATCGCCGTCGGGATTTTAGGGACATGGGGTAGCGGCAAATCCTTTGGTATGCATTTGATTCAGCAGCGAGTAAACGAAATTCGTTGTGGGAATCGGCAGACTGTTGAGGCTTGGGGAGAAGGATTAGAGGAAAACGATCCGGATCGAGAGAAGAAATTATCCCCCTATGTGGGACATATTTACCAAATTAAATTTAGTGCTTGGAGCTATGCGAAATCGAACCTATGGGCTAGTCTTATGGGGCAGATTTTTGCAGAGCTAAATGAGCAAATTACCTTCGAGCGACAGTTACAGAAAGCTGGTGTAGATTTGCTGCAGGGGGGCAAGATTTGGGAGGCGCTCGAAAAACTAAATGAGGGCGATCGCCAATTTTTTTTAGAGCAAAATCTTGATCCAGAAACCCTCGCACGATTGCGTAAAATCGAGCTAAAAAGTGAGCTAAATGACGAGCTGATTATGACATTGCGGCGATCGCAAAAACAAGCTCAAAAAGACCTTGAAAATCAAGAACAATTATTAGATCAAACTCAAAAAGCACTAAGGGAACGCCAGCTTGAGATTGCTGAAGGCATGGATAATAATCTTACCCTTGTCCTCAAATCTTCCCCAGAAATCCTCAGCCAAATTCATAAATATTTCGGTGAAAATATCGAGCTAAAAGTCACCGAGCAAATCCAAACAAAAGACCCAAATTTTGATCCACAGAATGTTAAAGAGCTAATCCAAGTTTTTGGTGAAAGTGCAAATTTATTTTTAGGCGATCGCCAACCCGATGTCCTATCCATGCCAAGCCTATGGAGATGGGCAAAGCGAGCATGGCAACCATTATTACTCTTTCTGATTTTTGTTGTTTTATGTATTTTATTGCCCTGGAAAGTTGCCCCTTGGTTGGCAAATCTCGTTTCGTCTACACCCGATTCAACGGGTTGGGAAAATCTTTTTGAGACGGTCGGATTATTAGTGCCCGGCACGCCAGCCCTAATTCACTTGAGAGATTTAGTCGGTCGCTTTAATCAGTGGTCGCAGGAAGCAAAATTAACCATCCATGAAACCCAAAAAAAATTACAGCAAAAGATGCGTACCGAAATTGAAAAAGACGAAGAAGCGCAAAAACTAAATGCCCGTTTAACCATACTCAAAAAAGACATCGAACATAAACGTGAACAATTGCCAGAGTTGCAATATGATTCCCTCGCTGAATTTTTGGGCGATCGCCTCAAGCCAGAAAACTACAATAACTATCTGGGCATGATTAACCAAGTCCAAGTTGATTTACAAGCACTCAGCGACAAATTATTGCCCCCTAAAGAAAAGCGCGGCGAAAAAATCAAAGAACTTTTCCCCCGTGGTGAACCGAGGGTTATTCTCTATATCGATGACCTAGATCGCTGCCCCCCTAAACGTGTTGTGGAGGTACTCGAAACAGTCCAGTTATTATTAAAGACCCAGCTTTTTGTCGTGGTGTTGGCCGTGGATGATCGCTATATTGCCCGGGCATTAGAAGAAGTTTATTCCGGTGTACTGAAGCGTCGCGGCAAACCCTCTGGCATCGATTATCTCGAAAAGATTATCCAAATCCCCTACCGGATGCGTCCCATCTCCCCTGACACGATTAGTCGCTATCTCGGCTCTCAAATCAATATTCTAAGGGAAAAATCCGACGAACCCGAAGCCGCTACACTTCCACAAAAATCATTACCGCCAGCCCTAGAGCAAGCACCCATTCAACCAATCTCTGCACAGAAACCCGCCCCCCCGATGCAACAAACAAGTGACGCTGGGAATGGGGCGATCGCCCAACAGCAAGACTTTATGCCAGCCCAGCAAACCATACAATCAGAAAAATTAGAACCAATTGAACCCGAACCAGAAACCTCAGATTTAGGCACCAATATCAACGAAATCAACACCATCGAACAAGACGAACTTGCTCTAATCATCAAATGCTGTCAGTACGTCGATATCACGCCCCGCACAGGCAAACGGCTGATCAATATCTATAAAATCCTCAAAATCATTTGGCAAAAACGCCAAGACCCATCACCTGAAACCAAACAAATTTTGTTCTCCTTTCTCGCTTTATCAGGGCGTTATCCAGACTTTATGCGCAATCTCTTTGAGGAAATTGACACTGAGCTACAAGAAAACCTCGATGACCCAGCAAATCAGTTCGATTATGTCTACTTGCTTGAAAAACTGCATCCCCAAGTTCCCAAAGCTGATTATCATGCCCAACGCGAATGGCGAAAATTCACCGCAGACATCAGCCGTATGATGCCCACTAATCCTTTTATCCTAAGCAAAGACGATTTCGAATTAGCCTTATCTTTCTGTTTTGTGGGTGATATTGGTTATGATCCTGATGATTTTTCCCAAAACCCCATTATGCCGACTTAATAATTGCTGACTTAACGTGAGTTTTGCTTAAGCATACTCGGAAGTACGACGCGGTGAATGGGAGAGCGAGAGATCNNNNNNNNNNAGATCAGGAGATGTTTCTATGCAAACAATCCTACTAGCTTTCAAAAAATGCAAATTTTCGTGGCTTCCCCGTGTCTCTCCCTCTCCGTGTCTCCTTTTCTCTAAAGAATTTTGGCTACATTCTGATCCATAACTGACGTTACTTAACCCGAACTGACGTTTGGTTATATCAGTTTTCTTAACTTTGATGGCTTTGAGTATAGATGGTGCGGGTGATGGTCAATCGTCAATCCCGTAAAATTAGACAGAAAAAAAATTATTCGTTAGAGCGCATTACGAATTCACGGCGCAGCTCAAGGGCTTGGTTTACGAGAAAATAGGATGTACCAGCTAGTGGCAACCACAGCACACTAAATAACCAACGCATTCTTTGTCCTGTCTGTCGAATTTCTGTTTCTGTGCCTAGTTCGATGCGGAGGCGATCGCCGAGGGGATCAACGAGCGTTTGATCCTGTAGTCCCGCGACAATCACAACCGCTTGACCATAGGGTAAAAGTTGCCGCTCCAAGTCTGTAAAGGCACTTTCTGCGTTACGCCACTTTACGGGATCCAGCTCAAATACGGCTCCGCCATATTCCACATGGCTCGGTTGGCGATCGCCTTCATCGGTATTAGCTCTTTGCACCTTGGGGCGAGCCTCAAACTCCGGCTCCACATCAGACAGGGGAAATTGCTCTAGATCCAGCGCTATCGGTATTGCATTGTCGCGATTATCCGTCAGCAAAATCTGGTCTACCGAGTCCGACCATTCCAAAACAGTGGCCTCCACCGTCACATCCTCAGCTAGGGACTCAT from [Limnothrix rosea] IAM M-220 carries:
- a CDS encoding N-acetylmuramoyl-L-alanine amidase yields the protein MGRIFISAGHGGMEGGLLDPGAVAGNTTEAQQMILLRDQLVPEIRRLKLEVLAVPDDLSAADTIRWINARARSGDIALELQTDAFTDPSVSGATAYYIANNSDRKDHANLLLKSLLRRVPELTSRGAKPDTQTGLGRLPFCREVMIPSLLLDVGFLTSPGDRRLLINRRKDFALGIAEGLAAWLQDLNGLVPNIPETTYPAINILINKQSYEEQGILINGNSYLPVDLVDRLGVNVLVQESLRLVQYQGIVYVKAIELRNFNVTVGWDKETRTLILSSIRAVCPGQLDRIMGVGNTSEVQMIVFLKNNNPSALQQFPELPKLYREEAAIEGVNADIAFAQMCLETSFLQFIGDVDASQNNFANLGSAGGGTAGATFPSARVGVRAHIQHLKAYASLEPVVQEIVDPRFRFVTRGIAPLIQQLSGRMSADLQYGDRLLAMVRRLYESAKLL
- the recR gene encoding recombination mediator RecR, with amino-acid sequence MYTPPLARLIEQFQRLPGIGPKTAQRLALYILKRPEKDIEAFAQALLNAKKQVGVCQTCFHLSATSVCDICSHPKRLQDTICVVADSKDVIALEKTREYRGTYHVLGGVISPMDGIGPEQLTIQSLVQRASDEAITEVILAINPSVEGETTTLYLAQLLRPFVKVTRIAFGLPMGGDLEYADEVTLARALEGRREL
- a CDS encoding nitroreductase family protein, which gives rise to METLEAVYQRRSIKHFDAKHEMPADIEQKILDATIQSPTSFNIQHWRLVVIKDPKLRQQVRAVGFDQAQITDASLLIIFTGDTKAWEKAPERYWVNAPEEVSKTITGMIAPFYAGKEWLQRDEAQRSIGMAMQTAMLTAKGLGYDSCPMIGFEIEQVAALINLPPDYVMGPMVAIGKRIQDPWDKPGQLSLSEIVKENTF
- a CDS encoding P-loop NTPase fold protein, which codes for MQKSDLTQSETIDFAKHPELVSSFKIILGEIETIIDVLQQENLDFLLLSKLNRNLLENFHLIVSKYPEAQQYYQQNSYQLDALEYTPRQLELPTDIEHIRHNREQILERLKQAHQCIQRPIEQANIHINYVPQGISNDLAQGDDQLSIEDELQAIADVLLLRQLEPPIAVGILGTWGSGKSFGMHLIQQRVNEIRCGNRQTVEAWGEGLEENDPDREKKLSPYVGHIYQIKFSAWSYAKSNLWASLMGQIFAELNEQITFERQLQKAGVDLLQGGKIWEALEKLNEGDRQFFLEQNLDPETLARLRKIELKSELNDELIMTLRRSQKQAQKDLENQEQLLDQTQKALRERQLEIAEGMDNNLTLVLKSSPEILSQIHKYFGENIELKVTEQIQTKDPNFDPQNVKELIQVFGESANLFLGDRQPDVLSMPSLWRWAKRAWQPLLLFLIFVVLCILLPWKVAPWLANLVSSTPDSTGWENLFETVGLLVPGTPALIHLRDLVGRFNQWSQEAKLTIHETQKKLQQKMRTEIEKDEEAQKLNARLTILKKDIEHKREQLPELQYDSLAEFLGDRLKPENYNNYLGMINQVQVDLQALSDKLLPPKEKRGEKIKELFPRGEPRVILYIDDLDRCPPKRVVEVLETVQLLLKTQLFVVVLAVDDRYIARALEEVYSGVLKRRGKPSGIDYLEKIIQIPYRMRPISPDTISRYLGSQINILREKSDEPEAATLPQKSLPPALEQAPIQPISAQKPAPPMQQTSDAGNGAIAQQQDFMPAQQTIQSEKLEPIEPEPETSDLGTNINEINTIEQDELALIIKCCQYVDITPRTGKRLINIYKILKIIWQKRQDPSPETKQILFSFLALSGRYPDFMRNLFEEIDTELQENLDDPANQFDYVYLLEKLHPQVPKADYHAQREWRKFTADISRMMPTNPFILSKDDFELALSFCFVGDIGYDPDDFSQNPIMPT